The DNA segment GAAATCGGGTTGAATGAAGGAACAGAAATAatatagcacaacacttgttgggtcaacctctatccatagcccgagtatcaaccaaatctgggagatttgcatttttcatgaaattcgtagatttttgcaaaaatggtcaaGAATTAGAATCTCTAATTCTCACGAATAGTACTTGACGAGCGGAACATAAtgtgtcatcacattggcgaaattcactcctattcttgagttataagcatttgaagatgagtgatttctctgatctgtgaGAGGAGGAAAGATGCaatgtttcagtgaataactcatcctgtattgtagcgaaacgtctcatattatagcacaacacttgttaggtggatttcatgaaaaatgcaaatctcccagatttggttgatataaaaaatgaatatattgagaaaataatagagagaAATAAgataagaaaataatcatttattaaaaGACATATTATGCAAAACTAATGACAGAAGTAAAATTGGGTCTTTTTACATGCAGCCACACGTGCATTTGCATATATTATACACATTCAATGTGATCTTACACTATTCTTAACAAAGTTAAAGTCTGTATGGTAGTTCCTGAAACATGTAGTctacatatttacaatatttttcacaaattacCATTTATTTTATCATGACAACGTTTTGTTTTCCTATGATGGTTCAAACAACTAGatgtcctaactccgcctaataaagaattatttcatttcattttcatgtaGTAAATTTCTGACCACATTCGATACAGCTGTAAGGTTTTTCGCCAGTGTGGATTCTTCTATGTATTGATAAATCACCAGAAGTGGAGTGAAActtatttttccattcaatcatatttctcatcactttgatcgtacAAAACTGTAAAATTCCGTATCTCTTCAATGAGTTTTTCACTCTCTATGTTGAACGAGGCCGCACTGTCaccgtcaaaaagtaaactgaactagtcggtgacggcgcgggcaacaaacacggcgacggtgctgacgcggtgcggtagtatgtgtccctacacgtttgaaagcatttgttttctcactcgccGTAGTACTTCCGACACTCATCAGTACCGCGGCGCGGATATGTGTCACCCGGCCATTAGGCAAAAGTGCCGAGTTGCAATTGATAGAGCTATCTTATAGTTAACTATCTAATATACAGCTTCTATAGTAGACAGCTGCAATTCAAGTTAATCCTTTACCATATATCTGGTGTTGATtctagttaaaaatatgatCAAATATTGGTATTCTAAAACTAGGTTTGGAATTTGAACTGTTGAACAGAATGCCCTTAAAATGCTCTTCCATGGAATGCAGTAAATGAGCTTATTAGAAATGGCATGAACTTAGCTGATCTTACAATGTTCTTACCAGGTGATCAAGCAGTTGAATTCAGTTCGGCTATTTATACAGCATGTTTCCTCTTTTTATGACTTTCCAAACCGTATTTATAACCACATTTGAAATCGCAGATGTTGCATTCATAAGGCTTCTCTCCAGTATGCTTTATCATATGCCTATTGAGGTCTGGTGCTGCATATTGGCAAATTTCACAAATGCGTTCCTTCCCATTATGAATCTTAGAATGCTTTTCCAGGCCTTCTTTTGTACCCACAAATTTACAATTGCCACATTTGTAAGTTGGCATGGTGTCAAGATTTTTATGATCgttttgtttgtatgtttctGAATTGGAACCCTTGTTGTTAGCTTCATGTTTGGTTTTCCTATGATAGTTCAAATAAGTAGATGAAGTAAATTTCTGACCACATTTGATGCAGCTGTAAGGTTTTTCGCCAGTGTGCGTCCTGATGTGCTGTTTCAAGTGGTTCAAACGAATGCTTCGATATCCACAAATATCACAACAGTAGGGCTTCTCACCAGTatgaatttttttatgtttaGACAAATCACCAGAAGAACACGTTTTGTAATTACACTCTGTACAGTGGAAACGTTTAACTCTATGAATATATTTATGCTTTCTCAAACTATCAGAGCTGTGAGTCTTGTATTCACATGAATCACACCTGAAACGTTTATCACTGCGGTCGACAGTGTGAGATTTTTCATGGTATCTCAGGTAGTAAGATCGAGAAAATTTAGAAAGGCATATTTTACAACTATAAGGTTTCTCGCCCGTGTGGATTCTTATATGTTTAGTCAAATCACCAGAATCAGAAAACTTGGAGTCGCAAAAAGTACATGCATAAGGCTTTTCTCCAGTATGCTTCCTATAATGCCTTTCCAAGTGTTGTTTTTGAGTACACTTGTAATCGCAGATTTCACATTCAAAGGGCTTTTCACCAGTATGAATCCTGTaatgtattacaaatatatccCTATTTGGTGCCGCATATTGACATATTTCACAAATGAGTTCCTTTCCATTATGAATCTTGGAATGCGTTTGCAGCTTTTTCCTTGTTTGAGCCACAAATTTGCACTTGCCACATTTGTAAGTTTGCATGGTGTCAGAATCAACATCACTGATGCTATCCTGCTCTCTGCTACGTTGTCTTGCTCTCTTCATGCGGAACTCTCTCAGGCTTGCCAAACATGGTCTATCCTCGACATTCTCATCAGGAGAGTCTGCAGACAAAAATGATACACCACGGCATTAAATCGTCATCATAAAACAAGTGATCAGTTAGTCATCAAATTAAATGTTTCATTTGCATTATACAAGTCAATAATATGGATTAGTTTCCCCTTTCAGAGTATTTGTGAGGGTGATATTGTGTTAGTTATCCATACTGAATAAAACGAGCAGATATTGACCGACCACGGATCTATTAGAAAACGAGATATCGGTTCCAGTTGTTAAACCATTATCATAGTCCATTACCATGGTCTCTGGAGATTATCAgcgattgataatggtgtaacaaccaaaagtAGTACCTCTTTTCAGTTAATCTTTGTTTGGACAATATCTAGTATTATTATTCAGTCGGAATTGGTTTTTTCCGTTAACCTCAAACCCTTCGATAAAGTTATCGCAGTTAATCTTTTCAACTCAATTGATAGTACTTTACATGTAGAGTAAACACAAATATATGATGTGAAgcacaataattcaaatacttAAATACTATAATGTTGtggtttattatttttgttttcaaactcTCCGGATGGCAATGTTCAAATTGGCAAGCTATCTGACATCTTCTGTTTTTTGTTTTGTCAGCTTCAATTGTTATGGCACAAAAAATAACAGCCAATAGTCTAAAGTTGACAAGATATTGCAATTCACCCTCTCAAAACAAGATTGTGGGGAATAGtatcatttgaaaataacaGAAAGTAGGAATTCATCTGAATCCGAATTGAATAACAGGTGTGAAGCAAATAATACAAGGTGCGTCAGAGacacttacttatttgaaaggtcaaATCTTTAATATCAAAAGGTAATCTTTTTTTTATATAGCAATAGAATATCCCTATTTTTTTCAtgcagtcttgaaaatgacatcagaTCAATGGCGATTCCCATTGCGCATGCGCTGGAATGaagtcgatttttgaaatttgtatccACTTGTTGCAGTACATCAATCAGTATGTTGGCAATGGCGTCtcgaatgttgttcttgaggtgtgctatggtccgTGGTCGATCGGCATAAACCAGGGATTTCAAATAACCTCATAAAAAACGCATTGAGGAAACGCATGTGGAAATAAATGAACCTCGTCATTGAAAAAAGACCATgtcttcaggcaggttgtcaatcagcatatcacatgcattttgacgggCAACAAAATCGCGTCCAGTCAATTCTTGGACAGTTAATTAATATGGATGAAATTGATGGTCTTTATTAAAGGTCAGTCAGAAATTGCCATAGAAGCCGCGTGTTTGCGAGCTGAACGCCGGGGAGAACGCACAGctgactgcctcactctttcgatattttctggagttctgATGGTTCATTGATGCCCATTTCTGGATTCagcgacacttccacactccACTACAAATGAATTAACCCAGGACAGAATCGAATTACGGCCAGAACGAGTCTGtgaggaggaatttcaaatcgagcaCGAAAGGCACGTTGCATAGGAAAAACAAGTGATCGACCATTAGAAAGGGAGCTCTCAACTGCAaaggcccgctgctctctagaccagAGCCTGATGGTTACTTACTTGAGGGAGGATACAATTGGGAACTTCCTCCTCCAGATGCGCCCCCTCCTGCCCCTCTACACTAAAAATTCACCGAGtgggaaatttttcaaataagtaagtttctctggcgcaccttgtaCCAGTGACTACACTGCTTTGCCTCACTGAtaagtcatgtcagaggccctgaaattaatcagaTGCGATCTGAAAACTGTGAAagcagacctgagccagccagattACTAGATGGCATTAGCTATTCACCTCTTAACagaaacaaactgaaaactgtgACTCACCATCATGACTTGAACTGCTCTCTGCTTTCCAAGTGCAACCAATTTCATAATTGTTGTCATCCTGGAATAAAAAACAGAACAAGTAAGATACAAATATTATCAAAACGTGAGTGGAGTGAAGAAACCTGAATTGAAACGGTCATGAGATTACAGCAACTATCATAACTTGTAAGTTGTACACAGCAATAATCCTGATGGGATAATTTTCTACACCTGgcttaataattaattaggctaCTGTGTATCAAATCACATCCAGTTAGATATAGGTGAATATAGTACTAAGTAATTTACAAGGATGCAGGGGANNNNNNNNNNNNNNNNNNNNNNNNNNNNNNNNNNNNNNNNNNNNNNNNNNNNNNNNNNNNNNNNNNNNNNNNNNNNNNNNNNNNNNNNNNNNNNNNNNNNGTTGGCATTTAATCgagattaaaagttaacagatgTTTaacacaaaagcctgttaacttttaatctcgattaaatgccacgagaactaTTCAGAGAAGTCTTCTTCTCAGAAAACCTCCTCCGATAGCTTCACGTGGCATTTAATCgagattaaaagttaacagccTTTTGTGTTGAAccgtctgttaacttttaattttgattaaatgCCGCGAGAACCATTAAGAGAAGTCTTCTTAGAAAAACCTCCTCCGATTGGTACTCGTGTCATTTAATCGAGATTAAAGTTAACAGGCTGCAACCGGACCTATCTCGCTATCAGAAACCAAACCGAGGGTGTGTGAGAgactttattaaatattaattaggGCTACTCGATttgttagttgaaaaataattcaaaatctgtTCCCTGACAAATCAAACCAAatcttaaaatgtatgtattcaggggTACTTAAtctctatttataaaataacatcatactGCCCTTTTCTTGAAACggtttcaatataaaataagtGATATTAGTGTCGGTTCggtgctattcggtaccgaattaccgtttcacacttacgACAATCGACCCAAAACAAACCGAACCGAACGGAACCGTatggctagctacacacacacacatcaatttttgcaCGTTAgattttttgccatccttagaAATTCTagtagattgaacagatgatgatttcaaGTTCCGTTTGATGTGAAAgcattcataaggacggcaaaaatcgatgtatgtgtaactatagtgaggtccacgttataatggcagcgtgtgatttgcaatggtattgatatccttgtctaccattcaacaaagcagatgacactatctctttcacgttttgcgatgttgccacatcgtttatcaacaatgtagaaattcaactaattgacaaaatatttaatctcaatcatgaaaatttattattacataaaaaatatattttcttgacaaataaaatatgatgaactatttttaacaataatgaacagttaaattgatcagatataccagtatcagctgtttgggtggcaaggctgagatctggcaacccttttctcctatcttcctacaaaaacattataacgtgcacctcattATAGCTTCAGAGTGTGAAACTAGCTTTATGTAGCCGAATCTCAGTTAAGGCTTAAACACACACAACGAATTCTACCACATTGAACAGAACTCGACAAACATCATTTCTGTATGACatcatctaatagaatttacaaGGACGGCAAAAGGCTGAACGGCGATAATGAATGTTCAGTATTGACATtataaggttagttctgtttactagacaacacactctatctactattctcaattgtagtgaaaacagttactcgaccaagtaagtggagtagagttagctcggtagagttagttaATAACTGAGTAGATAACAGTTACttgaccactaactctactatagtgaggtccatgttataatagcagtggatgaagataggagaacagcattgccgagtctatatttctacattgttaaatactgtgatgaattttttgagtaaatctcatgaaaggagagaattaactagaaaaattataattaccctTATAAAATAGAAGGTTTGCCAAACAAACAGTTAGCACCCGAGCGATAAGGCtcccttatcaacagctg comes from the Nilaparvata lugens isolate BPH chromosome 1, ASM1435652v1, whole genome shotgun sequence genome and includes:
- the LOC111054124 gene encoding zinc finger protein 93; its protein translation is MKRARQRSREQDSISDVDSDTMQTYKCGKCKFVAQTRKKLQTHSKIHNGKELICEICQYAAPNRDIFVIHYRIHTGEKPFECEICDYKCTQKQHLERHYRKHTGEKPYACTFCDSKFSDSGDLTKHIRIHTGEKPYSCKICLSKFSRSYYLRYHEKSHTVDRSDKRFRCDSCEYKTHSSDSLRKHKYIHRVKRFHCTECNYKTCSSGDLSKHKKIHTGEKPYCCDICGYRSIRLNHLKQHIRTHTGEKPYSCIKCGQKFTSSTYLNYHRKTKHEANNKGSNSETYKQNDHKNLDTMPTYKCGNCKFVGTKEGLEKHSKIHNGKERICEICQYAAPDLNRHMIKHTGEKPYECNICDFKCGYKYGLESHKKRKHAV